The following nucleotide sequence is from Candidatus Woesearchaeota archaeon.
AATCAGTAAATGAATTCTGGGAAGAATGGACTAAATTCATTAATTTATTTAGGCCAATCATTAAAAAATACCACACAAGCACAATTGCTCACCAAATATATTTCAAAAAAAATTATTTAGTGCCCTCAAAAGTTAAAGATGATTTTTTATGGAAAACTGGAAGAAATGAACCTATCGAAATTGATAAAACTGATTTGATAATTATTAAAGAACTAACAGAAAATGCCAGAGTTCCAATTGAAACACTTTCAAAAATAACAAAACTTGGAAGCATGGGCATAATTTATCGCATAAGACAATTGATAAAAAAAGAAATTATTCTAGGCTACCGCGCAAACCTTAATTTAAACCTATTAGGATATGAAAAATACCACATAGATTTAGAACTAGAAGATACATCAATTACATCAAGTTTAATAACATTTTTACAACAACAAAATTCAATCGTTTCAATAACTCAAGCAATTAGCGACGGATCAGATTTTGAATTCAGCCTAGAAATTAGCAACTTTAAACAATTTTCAAATCTAATTAAAAAATTAAAAATTCAATTTAAAGGAAAAATACGCGACTTTAAATATTTTAAATTTGATCATTCACATAAACTTAATTATCTCCCACTTTAACAACAAAAACAAACCACAAATAAAAATAACAAGAAACTAAAAAAGAAAAAAATGTTAAAAAAAAGAGAATTAAAAAAAGAACAAGAAAAACTTGCCCAAAAAGTAATTGTTCAAGACACTTTTGAAAAAATCAAATTAGTGGCAGGAATTAATCAAGCCCATTTTGGAGAAAAAATTATTTCAGCTATTGTTTTAATGGATATAAAAACTTTAAAAATTATTGAAAAACAATATTCTATAATGGAAACTAATACTCCCTATCTCCCAAATTATAGAGCATATCGTGAAGCTCCAATTATTGTTGAAACATTTAATAAATTAAAACAAAAACCAGATTTATTACTTCTTGAAGGCAATGGAATTCTTCATCCAAGAAGAATTGGTCTTGCATCCCATATAGGCATTTTAATTGACACTCCAACAATAGGAATTTCAAAAACAGTAACTTGCGGAGAAATTTTAGATAATTCAGTTTATATTGAAAAAGAAGCTCGCGCAAAAAAAATCATAACAAAAGAACATGCAAATCCAATATTTGTTAGTCCAGGACATAAAATTAGTCTAAAAACATCAATTGAAATAATTAAAAAAATAATTCAAAAACATAAATTGCCAGAACCATTACATCAAGCGCACAATTTTGCAACAAAAATAAAAAAAAATCTTAAAAAAAACTAGTTAGTCACACTTCCAAAATTAATTCTCAACTAACCACTCAAAAAGCCAATAAAAGTAATATATATAAAGAATTAGCTGTTTTAAAAATACAAAATATTAATCAAAATAAATTTAATTAAAAAAGGTGATCAAATGGCTCAAAACGAATTAAACAAAGAAGAAATTGAACAAGAAATGGACACGGGAAAGCGTGAAGCAGATGTTTATGACAACGAAGGCCTTGAAAAATTAAGAGAAGATGATGAAATACAAACTTGGGAACAAGGATTTTCAGAAGGTGCAAATGAAGGAGGCCATCTTGGAAAATGCGCTAATTGTGGAACCATAATTAATAATTTAGATACAGTAATTGAAGAAGAACTCAATGGTGAAAAAATTTGGTGTTGTTCTGATGCTTGTGCTACAAAATATAAAGAAAAAAAATCAAGTGAAACTTCAACCGAAGAATAAATAATACCAATTAAACAATTATTAATATTAGAGTGAAAAAAAATGATTAAAACAGATAAAGAATTGAAAAAAGATTTTAAAATTAAAGCTAGTTTAGCGCCCGATAAATATTATGCTACCGAAACATTAAAAGCAGAAGGATTTATCCGCAAACAATGTACTTGTAAAACTTTTTTCTGGACGACAAATCAAGATCAAATAATATGTGGAGATCCCGTTTGTCAAGGGGGAATAAAAATAGTTACTGGAACTCCTGCAAAAAATTCTTTATCTTATATTGAAACCTGGAAATTATTTGAAAAAATGTTCGTTAAGTTGAATTACAAATCAGTAGCGAGATATCCCGTAATTGCTAGATGGAATCCAACAACTGAATTTACTAATGCTTCAATTGCAGCATTCCAACCTTTTGTTATTAGTGGTGAAGTAGAGCCTCCTGCAAGAAAATTAATAATTCCTCAATTTTGTTTAAGATTTGGAGATGTAGATAATGTAGGAATTACCGGATCTCACCTCACAGGATTTATAATGATTGGACAACACATGTTTGTTGAACCAAAAGACTGGAATCAAAATCAAGTATTCAAACATATTTATTCATTCCTCATAGACGGAGTAGGACTTGATAAAAGTGAATTAACCCTACACGAAGATAGTTGGGCAGGTGGCGGAAATTTCGGTCCTTGCATGGAATTTTTTTCTAGAGGTATTGAATTATTCAATCAAGTCTATATGATGTTTGAACAATTACCTGATGGCAGCACAAAAGAATTAGATATCAAAGTGTTAGATATGGGCCTTGGAATGGAACGTGTTGCTTGGTTTTCTCAAGGAGTTCCAAATATTTTTGAAGCTACATTTCCAAAAGTATTAGAAAAAATTAAATCACAAACAAATATTGAATATGATAGCGAATTATTTTCAAAATTTTCACTACATTCAGCACTATTAAATGTTGATGAAGTGGAAGATATGAAACAAGCATGGGCAGATGTCGCAAAAAAAGTTAATATTAATAGCGGAAATGAATTAAAAAAGAAAATTTTACCAATGACTGCGATTTATTCTATCACAGAACATGCAAGAGCATTACTTTTTGCAATTGTGGATGGCGGACTCCCTTCTAATGTCGGAGGGGGATATAATTTAAGAGTAATTCTTAGACGAGCATTATCATTTATCGATCAATTTGAATGGGATATTGATTTTAAACAAGTATGTAAATGGCATGCAGAAGAATTAAAAGAATTATTTCCCGAACTCTTAGATAATATCAAACAAGTAGAACAAATAATCATTGTTGAAACTGAAAAGTATAAAACATCTAAAGAAAAAGCAAAAGGAGTTGTTAAAAGATTAATTACAGAAAAAGATGTCACCACAAAAGATTTAATTGAACTTTATGATTCTCAGGGAATTTCTCCTGAAACGATTAAAAAAGAAGCAGCTGAATTAAAAAAAATAATAACAATCCCTGATGATTTTTATACTCAAGTTGCATTAATTCATGAAAAAAAAGAACAAAAAACTGCAACTAAAAAAGAATTTGCAATCAATATTTCAAAAGATACAGAACCTACTACTGCAAAGTATTTTGATAATTATAAATTAACAGAATTTAGTGCAAAAATTTTACAAAAAATTGAAGTTGCATCAAAAGAGACTCCAACTCAGAATCCAAAAACATACTTTATTCTTGACGAGACTTATTTTTATCCAACATCAGGAGGACAATTATGTGATTTCGGTTCAATAAATAACATACCTGTTCAGGGTGCATCAAAACAAGGACAATTTATTTTGCATTTAATTGAGTCTCAAGATAAAAACGCAAACAATGATCTTAAAAAAGGAGATATTGTTGATTGTAAAATTGATTTTGATCGTAGAAAAATCTTAACTCAACACCACACTGCAACACACATAATTAATGGTGTTTGTAAACGCATTCTTGGAAATCATATTTGGCAAGCAGGCGCTGCAAAATCTACAACTAAAGCAAGATTGGATATAACCCATTATGAAAGTTTA
It contains:
- a CDS encoding winged helix-turn-helix transcriptional regulator, which encodes MDDLTKITLKDKKILRELDLNARQSNTQIAKNTRLNKNIVNYRIKKLEELEIITGYKTLFDYSKLGYLIFRIYLDFYEFDLEKEKELIQYLTKNKKAGSVFTTTGTWDLTAKIYVKSVNEFWEEWTKFINLFRPIIKKYHTSTIAHQIYFKKNYLVPSKVKDDFLWKTGRNEPIEIDKTDLIIIKELTENARVPIETLSKITKLGSMGIIYRIRQLIKKEIILGYRANLNLNLLGYEKYHIDLELEDTSITSSLITFLQQQNSIVSITQAISDGSDFEFSLEISNFKQFSNLIKKLKIQFKGKIRDFKYFKFDHSHKLNYLPL
- a CDS encoding endonuclease V; this encodes MLKKRELKKEQEKLAQKVIVQDTFEKIKLVAGINQAHFGEKIISAIVLMDIKTLKIIEKQYSIMETNTPYLPNYRAYREAPIIVETFNKLKQKPDLLLLEGNGILHPRRIGLASHIGILIDTPTIGISKTVTCGEILDNSVYIEKEARAKKIITKEHANPIFVSPGHKISLKTSIEIIKKIIQKHKLPEPLHQAHNFATKIKKNLKKN
- the alaS gene encoding alanine--tRNA ligase: MIKTDKELKKDFKIKASLAPDKYYATETLKAEGFIRKQCTCKTFFWTTNQDQIICGDPVCQGGIKIVTGTPAKNSLSYIETWKLFEKMFVKLNYKSVARYPVIARWNPTTEFTNASIAAFQPFVISGEVEPPARKLIIPQFCLRFGDVDNVGITGSHLTGFIMIGQHMFVEPKDWNQNQVFKHIYSFLIDGVGLDKSELTLHEDSWAGGGNFGPCMEFFSRGIELFNQVYMMFEQLPDGSTKELDIKVLDMGLGMERVAWFSQGVPNIFEATFPKVLEKIKSQTNIEYDSELFSKFSLHSALLNVDEVEDMKQAWADVAKKVNINSGNELKKKILPMTAIYSITEHARALLFAIVDGGLPSNVGGGYNLRVILRRALSFIDQFEWDIDFKQVCKWHAEELKELFPELLDNIKQVEQIIIVETEKYKTSKEKAKGVVKRLITEKDVTTKDLIELYDSQGISPETIKKEAAELKKIITIPDDFYTQVALIHEKKEQKTATKKEFAINISKDTEPTTAKYFDNYKLTEFSAKILQKIEVASKETPTQNPKTYFILDETYFYPTSGGQLCDFGSINNIPVQGASKQGQFILHLIESQDKNANNDLKKGDIVDCKIDFDRRKILTQHHTATHIINGVCKRILGNHIWQAGAAKSTTKARLDITHYESLTKNQLELIEEKANDIIHENLPVYKKFMPRNLAEAEYGFRLYQGGAVPGREIRIVEIPGLDVEACGGTHLDRTGEVEKIKILRSTKVQDGIVRIEFAVGSAALNVEANVDDQISSIAKILNVSPNQIPGRVEEIFSKWKKARKAVKKKKSFSTDELLKLNLESTVEFNGEHHDILKEAGTIINTQPDVITNTIQRFLKELKEFKEKIKENSTESKKE